The nucleotide window TATATAACGCTTTTCCAGACAATCCTCCCTTCTCGGGGGGAAGCTGGACGTTAACGGAGACTTGATGACAGATCTGAGTTTTCCCTGAACCGAACTCCCCGAATAGCTCGGTCATGGTCCTGGTCTCTATTCCACCCCCTAGCAAGCCATCCAAAGCCTGGCTCCCTGTGGTTATCTTCTTTACGTTGGCTCTCTCTTGTTCTATTTCTAGGGCCGTTTTGAACCTTATATCTAGCGCATCTCTAGCCTCCTTAATTATTCTCTGTGCTGTTGTTAACGGTATTCCAGCAGCTGTGCTTAGATCCTGCGGCGAGGCGACAGCGATTGACTCCAATGTTGAATAACCTGCCTCCGTAAGTTTTCCCAATAACGCTTGTCCAACTCCAGAAAGATCTTTAATGGTCTTGATCTTTTTCTTCTCCTCTACCTGGTCTGCCATTTCTTATCACACTCAATCTTCTAATTCATACTCATTAAACCATAACAATAAATACTTATCCTATACTATCCTCCCTCCCTTAAATACCATCCTATATCTAATTCTGGTATTATCTCCGTTTCATTTCCTAACTTCCTTAGCTTCAAGAAAGCTAAGAAGTCCCCTCTCTTGTCCCGAAGTAGGCCCCGCCAGAAAGAGTAGCTATCTTTGATAATTACAGTTTTACCATATAGCACCTTGCTCGCTAAAGCTTCAGGAAGATGTATCACGTTGTGACATGCCTTCACCATGTATTGACCTAAAGGCAACATGGGAACAACTTTTCGTTCAGTTACCATTAGCAAAGGTATTCCCAACTGGCTCGGTTTTGGGATTTCCGATAACCCGACCTTCTGCTTGATGATATCAGGAACTTTTCCGTTGAACCCGTATATAATTCCGTTAAGTTTATAAAAGTTAAATGAGTATAATTCTGTTATTTCTTTACAACCATAGATTAAACCTATGGTGTGTAGTATTGATTTAATGGCTCCTAAGTCAACTTCCTCAAAATCTATTCCTTTCTTATGGAACATACAAAGAATCCCTCCATCCCGTTGGAGTGAGGATATGTTCTAATGCAGTCCTCTATCTCACGCTCAAACTCTATTCCCTTGTACACCGTTAGGCCCCTCTCTGCAGGAAAACCGCTTATCCTCTCTATTTTTGCATTCATATATTTTACAACAAAATTTACAACAAATTCGTCTTCTTCAGGGGCTACACTGCATGTAGAATATACTAGTCTTCCACCTCTCTTTAGCGCTTTGTACGCTGAGACCAGAAGCTCTAATTGAGTCTTTAGAAATTTCTTTAAATCTTCTGGTTGGGTCCTCGTCTTTCTAAGAGGATCAAGTGGCATTAAACCTTCTCCTGAGCATGGAGCATCCAGCAAAATCTTGTCAAAGGATAATCCTAACCTAAGTACATCTTCACCATTCATCTGAAACAGAATAGTGTTAGCTACACCTAACCTGGACAAGTTAGATTTTATTTTTTGTATCCTTCTCTGGTTTTTTTCAAGTCCTATTATCAGACCCCTATTTTTCATCAACTGGGCCATATGGGTTGTTTTGCCCCCTGGTGAGGACGCCATATCTAGAACTATATCCTCTTCGCTGGGAGATAGAACCTCGGGTGGTATCAAAGAGGCTTTTCCTTGAATATAATAGAACCCCTTCATGTATTCCAAGGTAGCTCCTAAAGAGGGTCTCTCAGGGGATTTCTTTACCTCATAGCCAAATTTACTCCAACCAATTTTTGAGAGCGAAAATTTTCTTTCGCTTAATAAATCGACTAGTTTGTCACAGTCGGTTTTCAAGGTGTTGCACCTCACCACTTGTTTCAGCGGTACCGAGCAGGACGAAAGGAAGTCCTCTGTTTTACTTCCCAGAAAGTTTAGGTACCTATCTACCATGTAACTTAGTACACCGTACTTCTCAGCTAGTTTTTCCTCTTCTTCTCCGATTTTATAGGAAAACAGCTTTTCCTCATTCTTTTTTAGATAGTACTCAATCCCATTCACCATATGACCGATGTTGTAGAAAGGGAGATAAAAGTAAAACTAACAATAGATCCTGAAGCGTTCCTTAATACCCTTCTAAAGGAAGGCTACACTTATGAAGGAGAGGAAATTCATGAGGACATATACTTGAATGGCGAGAACAAAGATTTCAGGAAAACTGATGAAGCACTTAGACTTAGGTTAGTGAACGGTCGAGCTGAACTCACATATAAGGGACCTAGACTAGGAACCAAAAGCAAGTCTAGGGAGGAGGTCACAGTTACCCTGGACGATAAGAACGGGATGCTTAAAATACTTGAGAAATTGGGGTATAGAGCAGTCTTCACCATAAAGAAGAGAAGGAAACTCCTGAAAAAGAACGGATTTACGGTTTGTATAGATTCTGTAGAGGATCTTGGAGACTTCCTTGAGATTGAAGGGATCAATGTATCGGAGGATGAGTTGATGAACTTCTTTAACAACTTTAGAGAAAAATTTAAAATAAAAGGAGATATAATATATAAATCATATCTTGAAATGAGGGTAGGAAAAAGTTGACAGTAGCAATATTAACTGACTTTGGTGCCTCAGACAATTACAATGGAGTTATGGAGGCTGTAATTAAGAAGTTTAATAGACATGTAGATATAACATATATTTCTCCCAATGCTAAGAATTTTAACGTAATTGCTGGCTCATATTTGCTATATACATCCTACAGATACTTCAGAAAGAATACGATCTTTCTTACTGTTATAGATCCTGGAGTTGGAACCAGTAGGAAGGCGATCATAATCAGAACTAACAACTATCACTTCGTTGGACCTGACAATGGAGTCCTTTACCCCGCCTCGATCGAGGATGGAATTATAAGTGCAGTAGAAATAAGTAATAGGAAAATTTATCTCGCCAAAGAGATATCAAACACCTTCCACGGAAGGGACATCTTTTCCATCACAGCAGCTTTGATTTCCTTGAAGGTCCCGTTGGACACGTTCGGAAACCAGCTTAAAAAAGAGCAAATCCAAAAATTAGATTTAGGGTCATATAGAAACAACGAGAAGATCTGCACCAAAGTGCTTTACGTTGACCATTTTGGGAACGTAAGCCTTGGGATCAAAAACGTAAAGGTCAAGCAAGGTCAAATGGCAGAGATTGAGACTGGAGGAAAACGCTTCGTTGTGTTAACTGCTAAGACCTTTCAGGACAGCGAAAAAGACCTCCTTCTATACAGAAATGGTTACGGTTTTCTTGAACTAGGATTAAATAAGGCAGATGCCTCAGTAGTCCTTAATGTGAAAGAAGGTGATGAGATCTGCGTAGAGCAATCTATCCTGGAAGATTTCAGCCCTTTCATTTAGGGCACCTAAGTGTAGTCAAGTGGAGTTTGGAGAGAGTAGATGAACTTATCATCTTGATAGGGAGTGCTCAAGAGAGTCACACTCTGTCCAACCCCTTTACCGCTGGCGAGAGAGTAGAAATGATTAGGAAAGCAATGAATAATGAGGGAATTCCTGGAGATAGATATTACCTTATCCCCATCCCCGACATTCTCATGAATAATGTTTGGGCTTATCACGTAAGGATGTACGTTCCCAGTTTCCAAACCGTTGTGGCCAGAAACCCATTGGTTCTGAGGCTTTTTAGGGAGGCTGGAAACGATATTTTAGTTCCACCCTCCTTCCAACGGGAGAAATATAATTCAACTTTAATAAGAAAGTACATCATAACCGGAGAGGAATGGAGCGACCTTGTCCCCAACGAAGTCTATACTTTCATAAAAAGTATAAAAGGTGACGAAAGATTAAGGGAAATAACAGGTACTGATAAGAGGTGAAATGTTTGTATAGGACTGAGACGTTCTATAACGTTTTTCCTTGGCATACAAACCACTTTGGCTCTCTCCATGGAGGAATATACATGAGTTGGCTAATCGACTCCGCTGGGATATTAATGTCCAGTGTTAGCCAGGGGAATTATCTTTTGGCCTCTGTGGATTACCTTTACTTGGTTAAGCCCGCTAGAATTGATGATGTAGTCAGAGTAATAGCCGAAGCCAAGGCCTCCTGGAGGAGCTCGGTCGAAATCGAGGTTAGGGGATGCATAAAGAGAAACGGAAAGGAAGAGCTTGGTGCCATCGGTCTTATGAGTTACGTGGCAGTGGATGAAAACGGCAGACCTAGACCCATAAAGGCTGAGATACCGTCCAATCCCGATGCTGAGCTCAGGAGAGCAAGGAGGTTGGAGAGGAAAAAATTAACCGCAGAGGATACATCGGAACTTCTCCCCGGCATGACCTTTGGAAGGAGTTACATTAGGACAATTTACCCTGAACATGGGTTTACTAATGGGATACTTTACGCTGGAAAGATGTATACCATGCTTGACGAAGCGTTGGCCATCGTAGCAAAACTCTATTCCAAGGGAAACACCTTCACCGCTAGTGCAGGAGCTGTGGACTTTCTCAACCCTGTGAGGATAGGAGATATCTTGGAAATCCAGGGGGCCATAGAGTATACTGGAAATACATCTCTTGATGTAGGGGCTAAGATATTCGCTATAAATCACTTCAGAGGCACTAAGACTTTAGTGGGAAGAACTGTTTTCTCATTCGTTGCCATAGATGACCAAGGAAAGCCCAGACCAATTAATAAGCTTGAACCAGCATCGGAATACGAAAGGAGAATCATGGAAATGAGATTGAAGGAAAGGGAGGAAAGAATAAAGATAGGGAAGACACTTCAGCAGCGGGAGTGCCAGTGACCCACAGTCCTACCTATAACGTGGGCCAACCTGATTGGTTCTGGATACTTAGAGACTAATTGATACCTCTCTATTATTCCCTTGGCGTACCTAAGTTCTAGGTCGGACTCTATATACACCGGTCCGTTCCTTGTTTCAATTCTTACTAAGTTCTTTATGAAGTTTAGTATAATCTCCTTCCTTCTATCATGGAAATGTTTTTCCAGGGCTAGCTCTACCTTTTGTAGATTAGGCTTCCCTCCATAAAATAGAATGTAGTTCCTCCTAGGTACAATATAATTGAAACCGGCGTAAGTAATTCCGTCAAATATTGTTGTAACCCCCCAGCTAATCCTCTCAAACACTTCAGTGCCGTCATCCCCGTCAACTGTAATGAAGTCTATCTTCACGTCCTTAAAGTACAGGTCTTCATAGAGGGTTACAATAAGGGGAGCCTTTCCTCTCCTTCCCTTATAGGAAAGGGGGAAGAAACCGTCATCTACGCCAGATATCAACAAATCTCTCATCGCTCTCCAACAAAGCCTTAAGAACTATGTTACTGTCTACAGCTAACGTAACTTCCTTAGTTTTTCCATACCTACCCCTATTAACTACCTTGGCTGAAATTATTCCCAGCATATCCAACTCATTAATAATATCACTAGCCCTCCTTTGAGTGACGAATTCAGATCCTGTAAAGAGGGCCTGGCCCTTATAGATCTCGTAGATCTCTCCAGTAGTCAGACTGTCATGTTTAGATAACCCCTTTAGAATAGAGAGGAGGACTAACTTAGAGTGAAATGGGAGAGTTGCTATGACCTCGTATACCCTATCCCTCTCAATTTCTATTCTGGCCTTCTCAACTTCCTCATGAGAAACCTCCCTTTTTTTCTCCCTCTCCGCAATCTCTCCAGAAACTCGAAGTAGATCTAAGGCCCTTCTGGCGTCTCCGTGGTCTCTGGCTGCAAGGGCTGCGCAAAGCCTTACTATGGAATCTGAAATCACCCCCTCTCTGAAGGCCATGTTAGCTCTCTTCTTAAGTATCTCTTCCAGCTGGTCAGCATTATAAGGAGGGAAGACCAACTCTTCCTCACCAAGGCTACTCCTTACTCTAGGATCCAATCCATCAATAAATTTCACGTCATTAGTTATACCTACAATGGACACCTTGCTTTTATGTATGTCATAGTTGACCCTAGTTAATTTGTACAAGATGTCGTCCCCATGTTTTTTAACCAGTGCGTCTATTTCATCCAAAACTATAATTATGTTTTTATCAGTCCTTTCTAATAATTTCACTATTCTCCTATAAAGCTCAGCTGTTGAGAGCCCTGTAAATGGGACCTTGTTCCCCAATATCTCAATGATATCTGCCAAAATCCTATACGGTGTATCACTCTGCCTAGAATTGACATATATGTAATCAAAATTTTTAATTTTCTTCTGAAGATTTGCCAAAACATATTTAGCTACAGCCGTCTTTCCTGTCCCGGTCAACCCATAAATAAACGTATTACTCGGTCTTTCCCCTCTGTATAACTGAACTAAAATACTAGCGAGCTTCTTAATCTCATTTTCCCTATGCGGGAGTTCCTCAGGGACGTAATCAGGAAGAAGGTACTCTCGATTTTTGAATATGAAGGATTCCCTTACCGAAGACAGCACTTCGTCTATTATATCACTCATACACTAGGTTGCTTCAACTAGAGACACTATAAACGTTAGTGCCTGTTTAATTATAACCGGGGAGTAAAACACCCCTCTATTTCCACTGGAGAACCTAAAGAATTCTCATGGACCCCTCTATTTCCACTGGAGAGCATAATCTGTCAAGGTTTGGTTAGTAAGGGAGAGTTTATCGGTTTGTATAAAGCGGAACTTAGACAGAGTCTAGGCCAGACATAGGAGTTTCCACTGGAAACTGAGGGGTAGATCTGCCCTACTGTGTGACCATGCGTAAATTTATAAATTGAAGAGGTTGATGTATTAATGGGCCGGTAGCTCAGCCTGGAAGAGTGCGCGGTTGGCATCCGCGAGGTCCCGGGTTCAAATCCCGGCCGGTCCACTAAAGATGTTTATTTCACAATTAATTTTGGGTAAAAACTAGTTAATACTTAACCTAAAGCCTAGGCTAGACTTGACGATATTTATATATCGAAATTATGTGGCTACAGAAGGAGAATTGATATATAACGTAGTCAACCTCGTTAAGGTGGAGATTGGAAAGTATACTCACATTGTTCCTCTTCTTTCTCAACTTGATCTTGGATCCCACAATAAGAGTTAAGGAGGTAAAATGGAACTATAGTTCTTCTGAAGTAATGTCCACCTCATTGTATCCAAAAGATAGGCCTAGTTAGGTGCCTGTACTTCCTAGTCTGATAAAGTCCCAATGAAAGTTTCCTGTCGACCTCTCTAACTTGCTTCTCACCATGAAATCTGAAACCACAGCGCCTGCATCGAAAACCCTTCCCTCTCCCCAAAGATTCAGAGGAACCGTTGCAGGTGGGACATTTAGGGTTTAGATATACTAGGTCCCTCTTCAGATCGATGACTTCCATCCTCTCAGCCTCCAAAATTAACCCGAATTTTCTCGAGGGCTTTAATGCACCATAGACCCTGATTACGTCTCCGGTCTTAAGCAGTCTTGATGCGGCATTTAACTCCCCGGTTTCTTTGTAAACAATAACTGGAACTTTATCTGTAATAATTTCACTGTCTCCGCCCTCCAACACTCTCGTAGACTTTACAACCAACTCTTCTCCTCCACTTTGATAGGGATGGGAG belongs to Metallosphaera tengchongensis and includes:
- a CDS encoding RsmB/NOP family class I SAM-dependent RNA methyltransferase; the encoded protein is MVNGIEYYLKKNEEKLFSYKIGEEEEKLAEKYGVLSYMVDRYLNFLGSKTEDFLSSCSVPLKQVVRCNTLKTDCDKLVDLLSERKFSLSKIGWSKFGYEVKKSPERPSLGATLEYMKGFYYIQGKASLIPPEVLSPSEEDIVLDMASSPGGKTTHMAQLMKNRGLIIGLEKNQRRIQKIKSNLSRLGVANTILFQMNGEDVLRLGLSFDKILLDAPCSGEGLMPLDPLRKTRTQPEDLKKFLKTQLELLVSAYKALKRGGRLVYSTCSVAPEEDEFVVNFVVKYMNAKIERISGFPAERGLTVYKGIEFEREIEDCIRTYPHSNGMEGFFVCSIRKE
- the cyaB gene encoding class IV adenylate cyclase; this translates as MTDVVEREIKVKLTIDPEAFLNTLLKEGYTYEGEEIHEDIYLNGENKDFRKTDEALRLRLVNGRAELTYKGPRLGTKSKSREEVTVTLDDKNGMLKILEKLGYRAVFTIKKRRKLLKKNGFTVCIDSVEDLGDFLEIEGINVSEDELMNFFNNFREKFKIKGDIIYKSYLEMRVGKS
- a CDS encoding SAM hydrolase/SAM-dependent halogenase family protein, giving the protein MEAVIKKFNRHVDITYISPNAKNFNVIAGSYLLYTSYRYFRKNTIFLTVIDPGVGTSRKAIIIRTNNYHFVGPDNGVLYPASIEDGIISAVEISNRKIYLAKEISNTFHGRDIFSITAALISLKVPLDTFGNQLKKEQIQKLDLGSYRNNEKICTKVLYVDHFGNVSLGIKNVKVKQGQMAEIETGGKRFVVLTAKTFQDSEKDLLLYRNGYGFLELGLNKADASVVLNVKEGDEICVEQSILEDFSPFI
- a CDS encoding nicotinamide-nucleotide adenylyltransferase; amino-acid sequence: MRRAIYPGRFQPFHLGHLSVVKWSLERVDELIILIGSAQESHTLSNPFTAGERVEMIRKAMNNEGIPGDRYYLIPIPDILMNNVWAYHVRMYVPSFQTVVARNPLVLRLFREAGNDILVPPSFQREKYNSTLIRKYIITGEEWSDLVPNEVYTFIKSIKGDERLREITGTDKR
- a CDS encoding hotdog domain-containing protein — encoded protein: MYRTETFYNVFPWHTNHFGSLHGGIYMSWLIDSAGILMSSVSQGNYLLASVDYLYLVKPARIDDVVRVIAEAKASWRSSVEIEVRGCIKRNGKEELGAIGLMSYVAVDENGRPRPIKAEIPSNPDAELRRARRLERKKLTAEDTSELLPGMTFGRSYIRTIYPEHGFTNGILYAGKMYTMLDEALAIVAKLYSKGNTFTASAGAVDFLNPVRIGDILEIQGAIEYTGNTSLDVGAKIFAINHFRGTKTLVGRTVFSFVAIDDQGKPRPINKLEPASEYERRIMEMRLKEREERIKIGKTLQQRECQ
- a CDS encoding DUF99 family protein → MRDLLISGVDDGFFPLSYKGRRGKAPLIVTLYEDLYFKDVKIDFITVDGDDGTEVFERISWGVTTIFDGITYAGFNYIVPRRNYILFYGGKPNLQKVELALEKHFHDRRKEIILNFIKNLVRIETRNGPVYIESDLELRYAKGIIERYQLVSKYPEPIRLAHVIGRTVGHWHSRC
- a CDS encoding Cdc6/Cdc18 family protein, with amino-acid sequence MSDIIDEVLSSVRESFIFKNREYLLPDYVPEELPHRENEIKKLASILVQLYRGERPSNTFIYGLTGTGKTAVAKYVLANLQKKIKNFDYIYVNSRQSDTPYRILADIIEILGNKVPFTGLSTAELYRRIVKLLERTDKNIIIVLDEIDALVKKHGDDILYKLTRVNYDIHKSKVSIVGITNDVKFIDGLDPRVRSSLGEEELVFPPYNADQLEEILKKRANMAFREGVISDSIVRLCAALAARDHGDARRALDLLRVSGEIAEREKKREVSHEEVEKARIEIERDRVYEVIATLPFHSKLVLLSILKGLSKHDSLTTGEIYEIYKGQALFTGSEFVTQRRASDIINELDMLGIISAKVVNRGRYGKTKEVTLAVDSNIVLKALLESDERFVDIWRR